Proteins encoded within one genomic window of Dyadobacter chenhuakuii:
- a CDS encoding gliding motility lipoprotein GldH has protein sequence MKFFWFVSIFTLCLTLSGCDENVVYKAHEDIDDGLWYIKNKPTFKVEITDTTATYNLYYLLRNTLQYPYYNMYLTRNFTGPDQKVISNTLEEVYLSNETTGKPYGHGLGDLFDHKIPFLKNHKFQRSGIYTFTLTQSMRQNPLPFVMSVGISVEKVAVK, from the coding sequence ATGAAGTTTTTTTGGTTTGTCTCAATTTTTACGCTCTGCCTTACATTGTCCGGCTGTGATGAAAACGTGGTTTACAAAGCGCACGAGGACATTGATGACGGACTTTGGTATATCAAAAACAAGCCGACCTTTAAAGTTGAGATAACGGATACTACGGCGACTTATAATCTCTATTATCTGCTTCGTAACACGCTGCAGTATCCTTATTATAACATGTATCTGACCAGGAATTTCACCGGTCCGGATCAAAAAGTGATTTCTAATACATTGGAAGAGGTTTATCTTTCCAACGAAACCACAGGAAAGCCTTACGGCCACGGGCTAGGAGATCTTTTTGACCACAAAATCCCTTTCCTGAAAAATCATAAATTCCAAAGATCCGGAATTTATACATTCACGCTGACCCAATCCATGCGCCAAAACCCACTCCCGTTTGTGATGAGCGTGGGTATCAGTGTTGAAAAAGTGGCGGTGAAATAA
- a CDS encoding helix-turn-helix transcriptional regulator → MTKLVVIEFDELKNFTRQVIQEEFKNAFSPKADQMSSSDERLLSRAQMAKELNISLVTLNQWQKDGLPYRRLHRRLYFVKSEVLNYMYTNQKSKKKG, encoded by the coding sequence ATGACCAAGCTAGTAGTAATTGAGTTTGACGAGCTAAAAAACTTTACCAGACAGGTGATTCAAGAAGAATTTAAGAATGCATTTAGTCCTAAGGCTGATCAGATGTCCAGTAGTGATGAAAGACTCTTGTCCCGAGCGCAAATGGCCAAGGAGCTGAACATCTCACTGGTGACTCTTAATCAGTGGCAGAAGGATGGGCTACCTTATCGCAGGCTACACCGAAGACTGTATTTTGTGAAATCCGAGGTGTTGAATTACATGTACACAAATCAAAAATCAAAGAAAAAGGGATAA
- a CDS encoding AI-2E family transporter: MNSSLRPLPNKDKETPLYLKLASILVALIAFVYILFILRETIIPIAFSILLAILLHPVCAWLERHRVPRIGSILLSILALFLVIIVLVYVVSLQIGSFAEELPRITEKAETILDQTLTMGERYLNISRSQQVSEGKKYLINALSEGRAVLLNTLVTTTGAISTFILIPLYIFFFLLYRDFFRRFVHKAITNVPNESLNALLKKIYEVIQSYLSGLFLVILIVGVLNSIGLLLLGIPHAIFFGFLAGFLILIPYIGILIGSVLPALLAVVTMDSPWYAVGVIGIMSFVQFLEGNFITPNIVGSKVSVNPLAAIVALFLGGQLWGLSGLILALPVTAILKVIFDTIPSMEPYGFLLGEPVHEVKEDQKEAVIEQTVEKEFKKKPYRRYRNKPRNRPDGNTPPAIKPEI, from the coding sequence ATGAATTCATCGTTACGTCCTCTTCCAAACAAAGATAAAGAAACCCCTCTTTACCTGAAACTGGCGAGCATACTGGTCGCACTTATTGCGTTTGTCTATATCCTCTTTATTCTTCGGGAAACGATCATTCCCATTGCGTTTTCTATTTTGCTCGCTATCCTTCTGCATCCCGTTTGCGCCTGGCTGGAAAGGCATCGCGTACCGCGGATCGGATCTATTCTGCTTAGTATTCTTGCCCTTTTTCTGGTGATCATCGTGCTTGTGTATGTTGTGTCTTTGCAAATCGGCAGTTTCGCAGAAGAACTTCCCAGGATCACAGAGAAAGCGGAGACCATTTTGGATCAAACACTTACAATGGGTGAGCGCTATCTCAACATCAGCCGCAGCCAGCAGGTCAGCGAAGGCAAAAAATATTTGATCAATGCATTGAGTGAGGGTAGGGCCGTTTTATTAAATACCCTGGTTACCACCACCGGCGCTATTTCAACATTCATTTTAATCCCGCTATACATATTCTTCTTCCTGCTTTACCGCGATTTTTTCAGGCGTTTTGTTCATAAAGCCATTACCAATGTGCCTAACGAGTCGCTGAATGCGCTTTTGAAAAAAATATATGAAGTGATTCAGAGTTACCTGTCGGGATTGTTCCTGGTGATTCTGATTGTGGGTGTTTTAAACAGCATTGGATTGCTGCTATTAGGCATTCCGCATGCGATTTTCTTCGGTTTTCTGGCCGGGTTCTTAATTCTCATTCCATACATTGGGATCCTTATCGGGTCCGTACTGCCTGCGCTGTTAGCCGTTGTTACCATGGATTCGCCCTGGTATGCGGTGGGTGTGATTGGGATTATGAGCTTTGTTCAATTTTTGGAAGGGAATTTTATTACGCCAAACATTGTGGGTTCCAAAGTGAGTGTCAACCCGCTGGCTGCCATTGTCGCGCTGTTTTTAGGCGGGCAATTATGGGGTTTGTCCGGATTGATCCTGGCCTTGCCGGTAACTGCAATTCTGAAAGTGATTTTTGATACGATCCCAAGTATGGAACCTTACGGATTTTTGCTCGGCGAACCCGTCCATGAAGTGAAAGAAGATCAAAAAGAAGCGGTTATAGAGCAGACTGTTGAAAAGGAATTTAAGAAAAAACCTTATCGCAGATATCGCAACAAACCCCGCAACCGCCCTGACGGGAATACACCGCCTGCCATCAAACCGGAAATCTAA
- a CDS encoding AAA family ATPase, protein MTKLTALNGFHNHLEGKILHKSSLNKMENLAVKGRTLAPLRRLLGNYVLENSSVIFAAERGTGKTLLGLQACIAISSEWSSLWNEPIEYHGNTLFINCELSEDTISRRLARLFDAPPEEIRFSNYQSYVYTTKKGLEEEAQAIIEMSKVHKPVLIVLDNFRVAFLNSDTNNGKEVAKAMHLILTLRDLLDTTIIITDHTRKHTRNLLTDSDLQSGSGVKSDLTDSDMFLRKSKQDIQYRIFKRSKSRHCEETDGAKLIRLNPESLWFEFVQDNIDEAQHIGTEVMPVKEEQKDLARELRDQGKTIEQIAKILNRGKGTIHRWLNE, encoded by the coding sequence ATGACAAAATTAACTGCCCTGAATGGTTTTCACAACCATTTGGAAGGAAAGATTTTACATAAATCTTCATTAAACAAAATGGAAAATCTCGCGGTCAAAGGAAGAACCCTCGCTCCCCTCAGGCGTTTGTTGGGAAACTATGTACTGGAAAATTCCTCAGTAATCTTCGCAGCTGAGCGCGGGACTGGAAAAACGCTATTAGGTCTTCAGGCTTGCATTGCCATTTCATCAGAATGGTCTTCACTCTGGAATGAACCAATTGAATATCACGGAAACACGTTGTTCATTAATTGTGAACTGAGTGAAGATACGATTAGTCGAAGGTTGGCCCGGCTATTTGATGCACCACCAGAAGAGATTAGATTTTCGAACTATCAAAGTTACGTCTACACAACAAAAAAGGGTCTGGAAGAAGAAGCCCAGGCAATTATTGAAATGTCGAAAGTCCACAAGCCGGTTTTGATTGTTCTAGACAATTTCAGGGTAGCTTTTCTAAATTCCGATACCAATAACGGAAAAGAGGTTGCAAAGGCCATGCACTTGATTTTAACGCTACGCGATTTATTGGACACAACGATTATTATAACAGATCATACACGAAAGCATACCAGGAATTTGCTGACCGACAGCGATCTTCAAAGTGGTTCCGGCGTGAAATCTGACTTGACGGATAGTGACATGTTTCTACGGAAGAGCAAACAGGATATTCAATACCGGATCTTTAAGCGCTCGAAGTCTAGGCATTGCGAAGAGACGGACGGTGCTAAACTGATCCGCCTGAATCCGGAATCGCTGTGGTTTGAGTTTGTCCAGGACAACATCGACGAAGCGCAGCACATAGGCACTGAGGTAATGCCCGTAAAGGAGGAACAGAAGGACTTAGCACGGGAGCTTAGAGATCAGGGAAAGACCATCGAGCAGATTGCGAAAATATTGAATAGAGGCAAAGGGACTATTCATCGCTGGCTAAACGAATAA
- a CDS encoding toprim domain-containing protein: MERNGTEHVRVKKEKDMNAKQLNQQYSIVGFLNQNGFQPTIKKGHNYWYVSMIRDLEVHPSLKVDTTKNLWYDHGSGVGGTLIDLACKIFKTEDVKEVIRLITGGFSSFHPQKTAQAPTSGDRSKLRIVNEGCMQDDGLITYLNLRGVSIDVARAYCKELTYSNKGQVFKGIAFKNQSGGYEIRSNGFKSCVAPKDISFIENNGINLLIFEGFMDFLSYLMLPVFHVADANFLILNSLSLLGKATVYLSEHNSKFLFLDNDQSGFKVANKLKQGYPRVIDMSSFYAGHKDLNDFLIQNRFP; encoded by the coding sequence ATGGAACGGAACGGAACGGAACATGTGCGGGTGAAAAAAGAAAAAGATATGAATGCAAAACAATTAAATCAGCAATATAGCATAGTAGGTTTTTTGAATCAAAATGGATTCCAGCCTACTATTAAAAAGGGTCATAACTATTGGTATGTCAGTATGATAAGAGATTTGGAAGTGCATCCCTCACTTAAAGTTGACACCACTAAAAATCTGTGGTATGACCACGGCAGCGGTGTTGGCGGCACGTTGATAGACTTGGCTTGCAAAATTTTCAAAACAGAGGATGTGAAAGAGGTGATCAGGCTAATAACTGGTGGTTTTTCTTCTTTTCACCCGCAAAAAACGGCGCAGGCTCCAACATCGGGAGATAGAAGTAAGCTGCGTATAGTGAATGAAGGTTGCATGCAGGATGATGGCTTGATTACTTATCTCAACCTGCGTGGAGTTTCTATTGACGTTGCCCGAGCGTATTGTAAAGAGCTAACCTACTCGAATAAAGGTCAGGTTTTCAAAGGAATTGCTTTTAAAAATCAATCCGGTGGTTATGAAATCCGGAGCAACGGTTTCAAATCCTGTGTTGCGCCGAAGGACATTTCCTTCATAGAAAATAACGGCATCAATCTGTTGATTTTTGAGGGTTTCATGGATTTTCTATCCTATCTGATGCTACCGGTTTTTCATGTGGCCGATGCGAATTTTTTAATTCTTAATTCCTTGTCTCTGTTAGGAAAAGCAACAGTCTACTTGTCTGAACACAATTCCAAATTCTTATTTCTCGACAATGATCAATCTGGATTCAAAGTGGCTAATAAGCTAAAACAGGGATATCCTCGGGTGATTGATATGAGTTCGTTTTACGCTGGGCATAAGGATCTCAATGATTTTTTAATCCAAAATAGATTCCCATGA
- a CDS encoding (Fe-S)-binding protein, giving the protein MSDLVYKVPTMAEMAANNEAPEVLFWVGCAGSFDDRYKKVTVAFVKILNKAGVKFAVLGTEESCTGDPARRAGNEFTFQMLAMSNIQVLDMYGIEKIVTACPHCFNTLKNEYPELGGNYEVIHHSTFLQQLIDEGRVRIEGGETFKGKKITFHDSCYLGRANNIYEAPRHVLEALDADLVEMKRCRTKGLCCGAGGGQMFKEPEPGKKDINIERIEEALATGADTIAVACPFCMVMMTDGVKNKEKESAVKVYDLAELIAQAEGL; this is encoded by the coding sequence ATGAGCGATCTCGTATATAAAGTGCCTACAATGGCCGAAATGGCGGCAAATAATGAAGCTCCCGAGGTTCTGTTCTGGGTGGGCTGTGCTGGCTCGTTCGACGACCGCTATAAGAAAGTGACGGTCGCTTTTGTAAAGATATTGAATAAGGCTGGCGTAAAATTTGCTGTGTTAGGCACAGAGGAGAGCTGCACGGGTGATCCGGCGCGGCGGGCGGGCAATGAATTTACATTTCAAATGCTTGCTATGTCCAACATTCAGGTGCTTGATATGTATGGAATTGAGAAGATCGTGACGGCTTGTCCACATTGTTTTAATACATTAAAAAACGAGTATCCGGAGCTGGGCGGCAATTATGAGGTGATCCATCATTCAACGTTTTTGCAGCAACTTATCGATGAAGGCCGGGTGCGGATCGAAGGCGGGGAAACATTCAAAGGCAAGAAGATCACATTTCACGATTCCTGCTATCTGGGTCGTGCGAATAACATTTACGAGGCGCCAAGGCATGTTTTGGAAGCATTGGATGCCGATCTGGTCGAAATGAAAAGATGCCGGACCAAGGGACTTTGCTGCGGCGCGGGCGGCGGACAAATGTTCAAAGAGCCGGAACCGGGCAAAAAGGACATTAACATTGAAAGAATTGAAGAGGCGCTGGCAACAGGTGCCGATACCATTGCGGTTGCATGCCCGTTTTGTATGGTTATGATGACGGATGGTGTTAAAAATAAAGAAAAGGAAAGCGCAGTTAAAGTTTATGACCTCGCGGAACTGATCGCTCAGGCCGAAGGGTTATAA
- a CDS encoding (Fe-S)-binding protein, which produces MAIFQQILFIAVLATVAWLAYRRVTLIRSTIQLGKPEDRSDNPGERLSTMLRIAFGQKKMFDRPLIGFLHFAVYIGFILINVEILEIVLDGVLGKHRVFAPFLGGFYPVLIGFFEVLAVGVLVACVIFLLRRTAVKVERLQPVRHREMNGWPALDGKLILVFEIVLMIAILTMNAADLALQDRGNPHYPQTGDFLFSQFLKPLFENWNENTLVIYERFAWWFHIIGIFVFAVYLTYSKHLHIVLAFPNTYFAKLAPKGKMDNMPEITAEVKTMLGIETTQTGEAAVIPDRFGAKDVPDLSWKNLMDAYSCTECGRCTAACPANITGKKLSPRKIMMDTRDRLEDVGRNMQKNGGQFVDDGKSLIGDYILVEEINACTTCNACVQECPVLINPLDIILQLRRHKVMDESQAPASWNMMFQNLDTNQAPWKFSPGDRFNWAAALEPKE; this is translated from the coding sequence ATGGCAATATTTCAGCAAATCTTATTTATAGCCGTCCTGGCAACAGTCGCCTGGCTGGCTTATCGGCGGGTTACGCTGATCCGGTCTACGATTCAGCTGGGCAAGCCGGAGGACCGTTCAGATAATCCCGGAGAAAGGCTTTCTACAATGCTGCGCATTGCTTTCGGGCAAAAGAAAATGTTTGATCGACCGCTGATCGGCTTCCTTCATTTCGCGGTTTATATTGGTTTTATCCTGATTAATGTTGAAATCCTGGAAATTGTTCTGGATGGCGTTCTGGGAAAGCATCGCGTGTTTGCGCCGTTTCTGGGTGGGTTTTATCCGGTGCTGATTGGTTTTTTTGAGGTGCTTGCTGTGGGCGTGCTGGTTGCTTGTGTAATTTTTCTGCTCAGGCGCACGGCGGTTAAAGTGGAAAGATTACAGCCTGTCCGTCACCGCGAAATGAACGGCTGGCCTGCGCTGGATGGCAAGCTGATCCTGGTTTTTGAAATTGTGCTCATGATCGCGATCCTGACCATGAATGCTGCCGACCTGGCACTTCAGGACAGGGGAAATCCGCATTATCCACAAACAGGTGACTTTCTGTTCAGCCAGTTCCTCAAACCGCTTTTTGAAAATTGGAATGAAAATACGCTTGTGATTTACGAGCGGTTTGCCTGGTGGTTTCACATTATCGGCATTTTCGTTTTTGCAGTCTATCTCACTTATTCCAAGCATTTACACATTGTCCTGGCATTTCCGAACACGTATTTTGCAAAGTTGGCGCCGAAGGGAAAAATGGACAACATGCCGGAAATTACAGCTGAGGTGAAGACTATGCTGGGAATTGAAACTACCCAAACGGGCGAAGCAGCTGTGATTCCTGACCGGTTTGGGGCAAAGGATGTGCCGGATCTTTCCTGGAAAAACCTTATGGACGCGTATTCCTGCACGGAATGCGGACGCTGTACTGCTGCTTGTCCGGCTAATATAACGGGAAAGAAATTGTCCCCGCGTAAGATTATGATGGACACGCGCGACAGACTGGAAGATGTGGGCAGGAACATGCAGAAAAACGGCGGACAGTTTGTGGATGATGGCAAAAGCCTGATCGGGGACTATATTTTGGTCGAAGAAATAAATGCCTGCACTACTTGCAATGCGTGCGTGCAGGAATGCCCGGTGCTCATTAATCCGCTGGACATTATTTTGCAACTGCGCCGACATAAGGTGATGGATGAATCGCAGGCGCCCGCAAGCTGGAATATGATGTTCCAAAACCTGGATACGAATCAGGCGCCATGGAAATTTTCACCGGGTGACCGTTTTAATTGGGCCGCAGCCCTTGAACCGAAAGAATAA
- a CDS encoding response regulator transcription factor, with protein MSIAKSAASAPKVLVVDDDSDIVELLEYNLIKEGYSVVTASNGKKAIEIAKTFIPDLILLDIMMPQLDGIETGRILRSNPEIKNTYILFLTARSEEYSEVAAFDVGADDYITKPIKPRALMSRINALFRREAQKAESGDQIDILDLTINRKNYTVTQGSEKSVVLPKKEFELLFFLAQTPNKVFNRDELLQKIWGADIYVLERTVDVHIRKLREKLGDRYIKTLKGVGYMFSNEQE; from the coding sequence ATGAGCATTGCTAAATCTGCCGCGTCAGCCCCAAAAGTCCTAGTTGTTGACGACGACTCCGATATCGTTGAACTTCTGGAATATAATTTAATTAAGGAAGGCTATTCGGTGGTTACCGCTTCCAACGGCAAGAAAGCGATCGAAATCGCCAAGACATTTATTCCTGATCTGATCCTTCTGGACATTATGATGCCGCAGCTCGACGGCATCGAAACCGGGCGCATTTTGCGCAGTAACCCGGAAATCAAAAATACTTACATTCTTTTCTTAACGGCCAGGTCGGAAGAGTATTCGGAGGTTGCCGCATTTGATGTGGGCGCTGATGACTACATTACCAAGCCTATCAAGCCGCGGGCTCTGATGAGCCGCATTAATGCATTGTTCCGTAGGGAAGCTCAGAAAGCAGAATCCGGTGATCAGATCGACATTCTGGATTTGACCATTAACCGGAAAAATTATACGGTTACGCAAGGTTCCGAAAAGTCTGTTGTACTGCCTAAAAAGGAATTTGAATTACTGTTTTTTCTCGCGCAGACGCCGAATAAAGTGTTTAACCGCGACGAATTATTGCAGAAAATCTGGGGTGCGGACATTTACGTTCTCGAAAGGACTGTGGACGTCCATATCAGAAAACTGCGTGAAAAATTGGGCGACCGTTACATTAAAACCCTTAAAGGTGTGGGTTATATGTTCAGCAACGAACAAGAATAA
- a CDS encoding AsmA-like C-terminal region-containing protein translates to MFARILKIFGIIALCAFFLFGAVEIWVYRNRDNIFKKTKEFANENLNGNLEIEDFKFRPFSGSFGLNFTLTNIKLTDSLYQRHQKPFLEAEQMHIALDLAGFYKGNIKIKNLILENGKMRLFVQKDGYSNLSIFKSDSGKKKKKDSDGNDGLLKKLGNMRFVNFSVSYSDSLKQKYYGALLHDVTNILTTTDSTTNASLNGSVLFNQLTFKPKKGGFLINQETRIGVALAYDAENKLLKIYPSVLESATNDKIGINGIFDFADSSKQFTLNFEAKKIAIKNALPLLNRRIKEQLDSIGIQTEVDTKVHVNGGIASTVQPHVDVYFKTDTFQYSLPVGVLRDMQAEGTFTNQADTTQIPGPLNSRVTAPDVKGKFESIPFRLAIAITNFRNPVARITGNVDADSTNLDQLLDPKRYRFKNGTAKIDFNFDGSLKNFYDPDRDRFNGKLSGKVSINNISMDYLPRQVHLKKIKGDVTFNEQAFVFPDLSFSDGQNMLYIRGKVLDLIPYLFGSPKPLRANVDINIPNWKMNWLETLLAPRQVVTKKKKKLKLVELLDDAIDQMQIVAKLDAKKLNYRNFNAKDVKGQFTIKNNAVSIEYFVMKAFGGGNVRVSGEMDNSGASQLPHMAMRGKISNADVHSVFYSFDNFGQKTFTHENLKGILNTDFSFESRLNNNVRLVPSTMKGLLRIDLTNAYILNFEPFMKMKKLIFKRRNFERVKFAPIRSDFKLSGQEIEIAPMEIESNVVTLYIDGIYSFGKKTDINIQIPLSNLKKRDSTYVLDPNNEEKKQGSKIFLRAIDENGEVNIKLAFRKKKDKEKDKKDEPEIDPDLIEK, encoded by the coding sequence ATGTTTGCAAGAATTTTAAAAATCTTTGGAATAATTGCCCTCTGTGCATTCTTCCTTTTCGGTGCAGTCGAGATATGGGTTTACAGAAACAGGGATAATATCTTCAAGAAAACCAAAGAGTTTGCAAACGAGAACCTGAATGGAAATCTGGAAATTGAAGACTTTAAGTTCAGGCCTTTCAGCGGATCTTTCGGTCTGAATTTCACCTTAACCAACATTAAGCTTACCGACAGCCTTTACCAGCGTCACCAGAAGCCTTTCTTAGAAGCGGAGCAAATGCACATTGCTCTGGATCTTGCGGGGTTTTATAAAGGGAATATCAAGATTAAGAACCTGATCCTGGAAAACGGGAAGATGAGATTATTTGTCCAAAAGGACGGCTATTCCAATTTAAGCATTTTTAAAAGCGATTCTGGGAAAAAGAAGAAAAAAGACTCAGACGGAAACGACGGGCTCTTGAAAAAGCTGGGCAACATGCGTTTTGTTAACTTTTCCGTCAGCTATTCCGACTCTTTAAAACAAAAATATTACGGAGCATTGCTTCATGATGTAACGAATATCTTAACCACAACGGATTCCACGACAAATGCCAGCCTGAACGGGTCTGTGTTGTTTAATCAGCTGACTTTCAAACCAAAGAAAGGTGGTTTTCTGATCAACCAGGAAACGAGGATTGGCGTTGCGCTGGCCTATGACGCCGAAAATAAGCTGCTTAAAATCTATCCTTCTGTATTGGAAAGTGCTACCAATGATAAAATCGGGATTAACGGGATATTTGATTTTGCCGATTCCTCGAAACAATTTACGCTCAATTTCGAAGCCAAGAAAATTGCGATCAAAAATGCGCTTCCGTTATTGAATCGAAGGATTAAGGAGCAGCTTGACTCCATCGGCATCCAAACGGAGGTGGATACAAAGGTTCATGTGAATGGTGGGATAGCCAGTACGGTGCAACCGCACGTTGACGTATATTTCAAGACGGATACATTTCAGTACAGCCTGCCTGTGGGCGTCTTAAGGGATATGCAGGCAGAAGGCACCTTCACCAATCAGGCCGATACGACACAAATACCCGGACCGCTCAATTCACGGGTGACAGCACCGGATGTCAAAGGAAAATTTGAAAGCATCCCTTTCCGGCTGGCCATTGCCATTACCAATTTCCGGAATCCAGTTGCAAGGATCACTGGAAACGTTGATGCTGATTCCACGAACCTGGACCAGCTTCTGGATCCAAAGCGCTATCGATTCAAAAACGGTACGGCGAAAATAGATTTCAATTTTGACGGCAGTCTGAAAAACTTTTACGACCCTGACCGCGACCGGTTTAATGGCAAACTGAGCGGCAAGGTTTCCATCAACAACATTTCGATGGATTATCTGCCAAGGCAGGTACATTTGAAAAAAATAAAAGGCGACGTAACATTTAACGAACAGGCATTTGTATTCCCCGACCTAAGCTTTTCCGATGGCCAGAATATGCTCTATATCAGGGGAAAAGTGCTCGATCTGATCCCTTATTTATTTGGCTCGCCTAAACCGTTACGGGCTAATGTGGACATTAACATTCCCAACTGGAAAATGAACTGGCTGGAAACGCTACTGGCGCCCCGGCAAGTGGTAACGAAGAAAAAGAAGAAGCTTAAACTGGTGGAATTGCTCGATGACGCCATCGACCAGATGCAGATCGTTGCCAAACTGGATGCTAAGAAGCTGAATTACAGGAATTTTAATGCCAAAGATGTAAAAGGGCAGTTTACGATCAAAAACAATGCTGTCAGCATTGAGTATTTTGTCATGAAAGCATTTGGAGGCGGGAATGTGCGTGTTTCCGGGGAAATGGACAATTCAGGAGCAAGCCAGCTGCCTCATATGGCCATGCGCGGCAAAATTTCCAATGCGGATGTACATTCCGTGTTTTATTCGTTTGATAATTTTGGACAAAAGACCTTTACCCATGAAAATCTGAAGGGAATTTTAAACACCGATTTTAGTTTTGAGTCAAGGCTTAATAACAATGTCCGGCTGGTTCCCTCCACGATGAAAGGTTTGTTGCGCATCGACCTTACAAATGCCTACATTCTCAATTTCGAGCCTTTTATGAAGATGAAAAAACTCATTTTCAAACGAAGAAACTTTGAGCGAGTGAAGTTCGCGCCTATCCGCAGCGATTTCAAGCTGAGTGGCCAGGAGATCGAAATTGCGCCAATGGAAATTGAGTCGAATGTGGTAACGCTTTACATTGATGGCATTTACAGCTTTGGTAAGAAAACGGATATCAACATTCAAATTCCGCTGAGCAATCTCAAAAAGCGGGATTCGACATACGTGCTCGACCCGAACAACGAAGAGAAAAAGCAGGGCTCGAAAATCTTCCTGAGGGCGATCGACGAAAATGGTGAAGTAAATATTAAGCTCGCATTCAGAAAGAAAAAAGACAAGGAAAAGGATAAAAAGGACGAACCGGAGATTGACCCCGATCTTATCGAAAAATAA